AAGTTCGATACCTGTTCTCTAATCGCATACGCATCGTACGAAGATGCTTCATACTATCCAACCGAAACCGTCACAGTATTGCGGGACACATTTACCGAGGATGGTGCCGATCGCTCCTGCTCCTGAGAAGAACTATATGGATACGCAAACTGAAATTCGAAGATACACGAGTAAAAGCAACCCGTATACTGGAGCGCAAGCGGCTTCGATCGCCAGAAGAAACGCTCGCGAAAGAAACCGTGTGAAGCAAGTGAATGACGGATTCAACGCGCTGAGGAAGAGACTGCCTGCTGCGGTGATAGCTGCTCTATCCGGCGGCTCCAGACGAGGATCCGGCAAGAAACTAAGCAAAGTGGACACTTTAAAAATGGTCGTAGAATACATTAAATACCTGCAAAACATAATTGAAGAAAGCGATGCGGCTCTAGGAATTACGCACGAAAATAAACAAATCGCGTCTTACGAAGTTGATGAAGGTGTCTTCGGGGGTCAATCTCCTTATTCTGAATCAGTGCCATCACCTGCAGGCTCCGAGTGCTCATCTGGAGTATCATCAGCGTACTCTAACAGCGGCTACTATCCAAACTATCAAGTCAGTGAACAAAAGTTAAGTCCAATGGAAGAATATGAACTTTTAGACGCTATTTCTTGGTGGCAAGAGAAGTAACTCTCCTTTAGTGTGTATTATTCAATGATCTAGTCAAATTTGTATATCATTGTATAAAATAACGtttgtaaatacttaataaaggcTGTGAAtagtaatataaaaatgttatagaaacgtaagatattgtataaaatattgcTTCCTTATGGATGGTATAAATAAATTGTCATGTGTCatttaaacaataattttctttatttttctttaatttagtACACCCTTAagcttaaaatatatatttgaaaagtaaaattatgtgGATGATGTTACTAAGTATAGAAATTATCCGATCATTCGAAACCTTTTTTGACAGAATGACATAGATGTTGTGTATAATGGACGAATGGTAGACCATATCATATAGCTTTCTCATTAAATATAGCGTATCTTAATAATCAGAAGTGGCTGTAAAAATTTCcttaaaataggtaggtaaatatCTGGGGGgtaaatttatgtaaataaaataaaactatttggaGATAAATCATTAGAAGATATAGACACTAGACTGTGAGAATCGAAACGGGTTAGGTATCGTAATCGaatgttatcttaataaaataaaaataaatgctgaAATTGCGTCCACGGGTCTTGATTAAGCCATCGAAGCTTACGCCGCTGCGGTACATTGTTATACAAGATTAATGGTGTTGCCCGAGATAAGAGGTGGGAGCTAAATGCATTTACATGTGCGAATAAAGAGATACTGATAAAAGCACAAAGAAGTTCGCACCGAATGAAATGGTAACGCGTTGTATTGCTTGTGATATACGGGTTGATAGAACTATGAACATAAACATGTGCCGGAATGCGGCGCAGCAAAAGTTGGGTTATGTATTTAATCACTACGTAGGTATGCATTTCTATTCATGATGTAAATGATTGTAATACAGAGGTagaagcgagacagacaatttaatttcgtattttttaaTTGGAATTCAAATCcgattaaaaattcaaaaatgtctttatatagtaatatgtaaaatagttacacgttgaattgtaattttttgcATAACGATCGGCCTAGAGCTACTGAATCAACACCGTCGCCCTTCCAATCCTGTTTACTTTTCATAACAATTTCAATCTGCTTAACTGCTTTAATTTTTATAACAGCATTTTAGGACTACCCTAAATTTGGGATTTAGtgcttatttaattataataacatctaattggaccatattttatgtaaataaatgacTTTGACATGCTGTCTCTATCTTTGTTTGTGTGTTCCGTAGAAGTTCATGTTTACTTAACTTATGTGCCGTATGTATCGAATTCATATGAAACTCAGATTGCACTTTACGATTATGGACAATACTGATAGAAAAGCCACCTTATCGTTGATTGTTATCGTTGCAAATAAGAGCACCCCAATAGTTTATTTACGGTTGATATTTGTGTAACTATACTTTTCGGTTCTAATTGGTTCACACGGATAAGTACTTGAcagtttgatttatttatttatttatttatttatttatttattaacacaaattacatagacattacaggcagtcccaattcgactatgtaatgcaattataacattagtacctaactaaagaATTTAATGACTAACTCCGTGAATTCCGTCAACGAACACGTAAATAGGTCGATGTCAGTACACTGCTGAGAAATATCGTTGATGGTCCTAAGTGCGTGCGCTACTGGAGCATATCTGCCGATGTTGGTGCGCGCGGTGGGCAACACGAACATGCGCGGGGGCCGCCTGGTTTTGCGACCGTCTACCGGCACTAACAACCCTAACGTGGACAGGATCTCTGGATTGTGGATTTTCCCTCTGAACACCTTGTATATGTACAATACTAAAGCCGTGTCCCTTCTTACCTCCAATTTATAGTATCCGATCATACCGATGACAAATAAGGACGGATACATCAGAGGGTAAAAGGGATACACGCCATACTGCTTTAGGTACAGAAATCTCGTAAATTTATTCTGGAGCTTTTCCACCATTAGACGGTATTTCGCTTCATGAGGGTTCCAAATAATACCATTACACTCCAGCCTACTCCTTACTAGAGTGTTGTATAAGGCCTTAATAGCTGCCACTCCATTAAAGTCCCTGGTGTGACGAAGGACAAATCCTAGGTTTCTAAAGGACTTCTTACAAATGTTTTCGATATGCTGCTTAAAGGTAAAATCATTAGTAATTTGTACCCCCAAATCCCTCACTGAAACTACACGCGGCAACACTACAGTGTTGACCACGTATTCGTAGTGCAATGGAGCCTTAGCCCTACTGaaagtaataatattacatttattaatattaaataataatttgttatcGACACTCCATTGAACCACGTGATCTATATCTCGCTGCAGCCGGTCACAATCAGTTGTATTTTTAATACGCATAAACAACTTGAGATCGTCTGCAAAGAGTAAGCAATGAGAATCATGTATGACCTTAGGAAGGTCATTTATCATAATCAGAAACTCAAGGGGCCCAAGGTTGCTACCTTGACTCACACCAGTGTAGGTGTAAAACGACTCCGATGTCTTACCCGCGTAATGGACATACTGCTTTCGATCCCTCAAATACCCAGCAAAAAAATGTAGTAGCTGAGGGGTAAATCCGACCGCCGCTAGCTTCACCAGTAGAACATCATTGTCCACGGTATCAAAAGCTTTCCGGAAGTCGAAGTATGCAGCGTCCACTTGAGCTCCTACTTCAGCATCCAGAGCGTTCATCACCTTGTCCGCGAAACCTATAAGATTGGAGTCCGTACTGCGGCCCGGTCTAAAACCATGCTGCTCGTCACACAATTGCATgccaatataaatataaatatcacataatattcttctcttctatcgtgtgggttgtaccaaccgcatcaactctgatgtcagggttattattgagccgtcataggcccctgacatggctcatgtaacgaatacgtgcttacattagtaagtagtaaccgggaccaaaggcttaacgtcccttccgacgcacggatcatcaaTATGTAATACGTATTTTGTTACATTTGATTTCGTGTGATAGCCCAGCTAAGGTTCTAGACTATTGAATTCGAATTTATAAATTtgaattcatgcttggatcatagTTAATTAATtgatatgaaagaaagaaagaaacgtttaataTAAatggacaccacagtaacaaatatgaaacaaataacaaatatataatataaaacacggagtaacacataacttacaatcaaaacacataataaaaacaacttacatgagaaatacaaataattgagtgtatggactggtcaacgatggtggtggtgtcctttataaaatcTTTATGTTAAATCCTTTATGATATCATGGTGGTtttcaagatttgtgcccggtttatATCCCTTAGTTGGTGAGGAGTagatgtatatactatacattactcttcggggatataggcgttatGCTACGATCAAAATCTTCTGTAACAAACAATGATACAATCTTCATTTCTACGGTTGGTAATCTCCAATACAATGCGAGCTTCGTGTTCTTCAACTCGGGAATGAAGAttagtttttataaaatttgaaattttatttccaCTCCACGCTTCCGTTTTGTCGGTTGCCACAAAAAACTTGCACGTATCATAGCGATTTTTGGCAAAATCCAGAAACCATTAAATTGAACGAAATCGATTGTACCTTAATCTTGTTACTCGGGGCACGTGATCTTTGTTGTGTTCGTGCTTTATTCGAAAGGTAAACGATCAACTTGGAACAAAAtagattttataaatagaaGCTAATAATAAAAGATGCCAGAGAAATATGCTGGACTCGTGTCGTATAACCTTCATTTAACACGTTTAcagtgtaactgaaaattagatatcgacCCCTCACATGCATTGTTATTTTTGGATAAACGCATTGGAATGCATGTACATAGATACGCTATGGCAAGAAAACAAACAAGAAAAGCGTCCCGTCGGCTTTCCCATTTTTctacgtatgagtttcaaatttattgcctcatatgaaaagtataagaaaacagcaaaacagtttttaccataactgtacaataacatcaaaactcgctcgacgtagagggaaaataaggccactcgccgtaaagagactcgccgtagcgcgagtcgccgttcggaaactcgctgtcaacgctacaattctgtgattatacacagtgaacgtgaaAATGTGCTAGTTATATATTCATGAGCTCCTACAAATTTACTCGCTGTAAGTAGACTCAGAATATAGGTACAACGTCACTGATCTTAGCTCACGACGTACATCCATTGCAAcataaactaagtactcacacgtcaccgagctaaatgttagaccaaagtgatgggtggtgagccgtatcatcaTCTAtactataacggtcgagccaattgtgttagttaaaattgcacttaagataaattgctGAAAGTCcgctaccggggttcgaaccttttttattttttatttttttttatttgacgtgacttattgtagatttgccgcagatggcattaactacttggccggacaaatggggagcgctgaaggctctcacccggagggTTCGATCCGGCGCCCCTCGTTTGGGAAGAAAGACGGTGAACTACAGCACAGTGATCACTATAATCGTAGGCtatagaataaacaaaaatgcTATGTACTAGACGTAAAAgctttgaatcatcatcatctatctagcattatcccgtttttcacagggtccgcttacctaacctgaacatttaattttgacaggtccgattttttacagaagcgactacatgtctgaccttccaacccgcgaagggaaaaccagcccaatacaggttagatcacatacctccgaatatgcatttctcggtaatgagggtttcctcacgatattttcctccACCGCTGAGAATGTGAAaaacatttatgattcaaacatgaattcgaaaacaaattcggctatcattggtttaggcctgtgctggattcgaacctgcgacctcaaaagtgagaggcaagcgttctaccaactgggctactacagcACGTAAAAGTTTTGAATGCGATAATGATAATATCTGAATGGTTTGCATCGATCTACTTCTTGAGAAAGAATTATCCCTTAATCTTTGACCAGGGGGATATCAGGCGAAGCTCACCAACTTACCAAGTTCACACACACACCAACCAAGTTAACATCCATTAGGATGTTTCTCAGCTGGAGgaaaatgtacaaaataaaaagatttgaaTCGTTACCatttcacgccgcgacttgggCTTAGAGAGGCCTTTTTATCTCAGGACATCCACCACTACCTTATAATCATTCTAATGGACATCATTTTTGCAATTGTTATGTGaatttttttaagtgatgttatgttgttgtctATGTGTGTGGcgtctatttataataaaaaaaactattatattctattctatttacgtTAAAACTGATGAAGTTATCTGTAATTGTTTCTCTAGTCACTCTAATCGTGTTTAATATTTTCGCCGTTCTATGCACAGATAAGATCTTATTCCCTTGCTCTGTGGCTATTGTCTGCAGATTTCGCTCAACTTACCTCCAAAACACTGTGATCTGATTGTTCATGTTAATATGCTATCATCTCTCCATTTCAATGGGTGCTTTCatttgtaaaattttaattaatgtttCACTTTCTATCGCTTTGTAGCCGCATAATAGTTTCTTTTGTGCTTCTTGTTTTGATGTTGATTGTTTCAATTGTATTATAAATCTGTGGGGAATTGGTGAAGATATATTGCGTgagatttataatattattgctaCGAAAGTAGTTGATTAGAATACTTAGTGACTCGTGCTATCTTTAGAGCTACTACAGCTCTAGACTCTAACCACTAATTATTAGAGTTGAAATCCAAAAAACCCAAGCGAAGAACTATTCACTGGTTGTGATGGCTCTTTTAATTTCTACTCCATTACTATTTCATTTTTACATTGAGTAAGTAATTCAGataattcacaaaaaaaaaataaacaaaacaatttttttgATGGTAATTGTTTGGGTGAATCTAAATAATGCATAAGCTATGACTTCTCGCTCAGTAATTTGACGGTAATTATTCATGTGAATCTAAATAATGCTTAAGCTACATAACGACTTACGGCTTAGtaattaatatcatttttagattcaatatattatttagcaataagaccgccgactgtgcttctcttgtcatttttgaaatagtttttaatgttttgtttatatgtgcaataaagcgtttttgtattgtattttagatTCATATACCTAGTTAATTcatatattcaaaatatttcatttaaaaaaaacctttaagaCAATCTCATGTGGGAACCAGAAGACTGATGCGTCGTGGAGGAAAGAGACGGTCGGTCGGAGCCGTCCCAATATGCAAATGCTTTATAGCCTCCGAGTCGAGCCGAGATTTACGATGAATGGACTACATTTACTGGGATACAGCCTTATATTGCACCGGTAAGCGTATAAAATGGGTAAGCAATTAAAGGCTTAGTACTGTTTGAttttaaaagtaacaaaaaaacataatctAGTCAGTCTTTCCGGTCTACTAGcccaaataaaatacaatacaaacacgctttattgcacatataaacacaacattaaatacaatcacaaaaatgacaagaaaagcacaatcggcggcctcaTTGCTATATAACAATATCTTCCAGGCAAGCTTAGGTGAAAGAACTTGCTAAATAtcaatcacctccaccaacccgcagtggagcagcgtgttgaaGTATACTatatataccccctccggttgattgaggggaggcgtgtgcccagcagtgggacgtatataggctgtttatataaagCTTGCTTTCTGCTCGCGACTGTGTCCGCGTGGACTTAGGGTGGGTTGAAAACTCAATTTTTTCCTTGGAATGTACTGTAGTTTATTCCTAGAAGTAACTCTAGTAACTCTATCTTTTATCCCTCTCTGGgttttttcaattcaatttttatttaagttgttCCATCGATAGGTGTGGAAAGGTAACTGGTAAATGAGATGTGTGAgtgtttctgtttttatttttctttttattaatctgacatattgtagataaatattcaaattcaaaaaaaatctttattcagtaggtaacatagttacacattgaatcgtcattttttacataatgaacctctcatccgcctaaaactattgcagcttctcacgacctgtatagccggggaaaagaagctgcaagaaaaatctcggcacagggccctagacatattgcctcagacggcattaactacttggccgggcaaaagagttactttcgaatttataaatcaaatttgcatctacttggccgggaagACAGAAACAACAGCAGCGTATGATTACCATTGGTTCTCACGTAAGGAGGCTGGAGTGAGGTCCATAAATAATTGTCGGATATCAGCTtcctgcgccggcgccggcggtcGTGATAGATGCGAGGTCGCGGAGCACTGCTCAATAGAAACAAAACTATAGCCACGATTGCACATTCATAAGATCTTGAACTTCGTGAGTCAATTGAAAGATTATTGAAAGAACATTATCGATTCATACACCTATGAACTTACTTTAGCGAATAACTGGATTTTTtatgtcttctgattacttaagcaaacacacaaaacaaacaaaagagaagatgcaggtcgtgtcgtatcaggaggtgaaggatatggcagaaagaagagaggaacggcgattactccaccgacaagagcgcagctcttaaataaagtgtgagagagagagagattactTAAGCAATACTCAGCAACTGTAGGATTGCTATCAGATCcagaatattttaaagaaaggccagctTAACACCTAAAACCGCGAGCATGCATGAAAGTGAAAGAAGCGAAGGTGTTGTGTCGGAATCGTTGCAAGGGGAATTCCGCGATGTCTGCCAaccccaatgggaaaaaggTGTGATTTTATGTTAGTATTACGGAAGCGGACCCGATGGAAATAAATCGTGTTAACTCTAGGAACATAATGATGACAtatctacataaactcacaccgtGATACGCATATTTATCAGAAGTCAACTTGATGAACGAAATGCATTAAAACTATATCCTGATGATAATGTGATGAACCGAATCGTGATATTCGTGATCAGGACATCGCCAAAGTCAATCGTGTTGGAAGAGACGCTtgttatataacataatattatacatacataaacagctacAGTctcaactgctgggcacaggcctccccttaatcgaCCGACTCGAATCGATACGATATTAGTAATTGATTGACTAGACGaaatatttatgattataatCAACGGTTTTCAGCGTACAAAAAACATCAACGcatttcaaaatttaattataattgtttatttttaatgtatattttaagtgcaatataaAGTTTTTCctaattggggcagtcagaggtacatccatgcaAGATTGACTAAGTCGCAATAAAggtttgattttgatttgatttgagtacctacacctcaccgagctttctgttagaccaacatgataggtgggtgagccgtatcgccgtgtataaaggtcgagctaactgtgttagtgaattaattacttaagtataataaaaaaaataacaaaatgctTAATGCCTGCATTTTTAAAATCCCCGAATTGGACAATGCATATTCTTCCTTCCAGTAGCAGTAGTCAGAAAAGCAATTACAAGTTATGATTAGGTGCATTATAACTTGTATGAAGTCACTTGACCATACAAAGTATCCGGTTGCATACCGTAGAAATATGAATGGCCAGTGATATTCGATAGTGttttacaaaattacaattttgtATTTCGAATCTGTAGAAACATCTGACTGTCGGGCACGCTTCGAATCAAATGatcgaaaaaataatgtttcatgactaaacgaataaaaaaaacaaaacatgttcATTTTTCGAAATCGGAAGATGTACTTTTGGGATGTGCAATTTGAGAATGATTTCCGCATGAAATGCGTCAAATAGTAACACTCATCTTTGCTACACTTTTTTTCCATTTCCTCAGTAACTTTTTGCGTTGCGGTTAAAGTTATATGAAATTGGTGGTTCAAAATTggatattttattatcaaactTTTTTCGTGAGTTTTGGACTTATTCATTGCTCTCTAACTGCCACGTAGTTTAGTGGCTTTAATATTTTTGATCGAGTacgtaataaaaagttttaaatatcTTTTGAATATAGAATTTGGGTATCGTATTTTTTAAAGCAGGGAAAGagaatcatattttttaagaaaataaatatagaatgtTTTTTCATGTCAATTTTGGTTATAACACAAATCTGCCTCTGTAATGAGCGTCACAAAAGCTTTAAGTTAAACAATACATTTTAGCATAAAAACGTAAAATAACAAGTTGCCTATTTGTCCAACCAAGTGGGCATTGAATGGCTTCCGTGATTAATCTATAATGAcgtcaaaaaagttttatttcaaACAAATACATGTAATGATTTATATATTTACCTACGCTTAGAATGAAATACGACAACGGAAAAATAATGCAGTAGTCTGTATATTATTACTTGACATATTAActattatttgatatttaaaacATCCATAAATATATTCAAATGCACGTGCCTGCCGTGGCTTATGGAGACGAATGCACAGTGGGCAACGTTAGTTTTGATATCTTCATTTCTATgaactacaatacaatatacgGCTAGAGATTTTTTATTCGTACTTGTGTTTTTTACTGTACTTTACGGTGGCAGGTTTAAAAATTTACCTAGATCACCGCTGCGTACGCAGCGTGAAATGACAATAAGTTATCTATTAATAGATAGGTATATTGATACCGTAGATACATGAGgactttatttcaaaatattatgttttatgaaCAAACTTAAGAggcaatttgtaaaaaaaacgcTCTGTTGAGTTGTGCAAATGTGAAGTAAAGTTTTTGATAAAGTTGAGTTTGTTTAGCAAATTATGCTGTACTTGTGTTGTTTATGATCTGTT
The genomic region above belongs to Pectinophora gossypiella chromosome 4, ilPecGoss1.1, whole genome shotgun sequence and contains:
- the LOC126366458 gene encoding achaete-scute complex protein T3-like; translation: MLHTIQPKPSQYCGTHLPRMVPIAPAPEKNYMDTQTEIRRYTSKSNPYTGAQAASIARRNARERNRVKQVNDGFNALRKRLPAAVIAALSGGSRRGSGKKLSKVDTLKMVVEYIKYLQNIIEESDAALGITHENKQIASYEVDEGVFGGQSPYSESVPSPAGSECSSGVSSAYSNSGYYPNYQVSEQKLSPMEEYELLDAISWWQEK